A window of Melospiza melodia melodia isolate bMelMel2 chromosome Z, bMelMel2.pri, whole genome shotgun sequence contains these coding sequences:
- the LOC134431876 gene encoding complexin-4: protein MAFLMKSMLSNQVKNLGLGGGGDESKEESTPSDPAAAAGMTREEYEEYQKQMVEEKMERDAAFAQKKAERAVLRVHLREKYRLPKSELDENQIQMAGDDVGLPEDLQKMVAEDQEEEEDKDSILGQLQNIQNMDMDAIKEKAQATFTEMKQAAEQKCSMM from the exons ATGGCCTTTCTAATGAAAAGTATGTTGAGCAACCAGGTAAAGAATTTGGGACTTGGAGGTGGAGGGGACGAAAGCAAAGAAGAAAGCACCCCTTCtgatccagcagcagctgcaggaatgaCCAGAGAGGAGTATGAGGAATATCAAAAGCAAATGGTTGAGGAGAA GATGGAAAGAGATGCAGCATTTGCACAGAAAAAAGCAGAGCGAGCTGTTCTGAGGGTTCACCTGAGAGAAAAGTACAGACTGCCCAAG AGTGAATTGGATGAGAATCAAATACAGATGGCTGGAGATGATGTGGGATTGCCAGAAGACCTTCAGAAGATGGTGGCAGAAGatcaggaggaggaagaagacaaGGACTCTATCCTGGGCCAGCTGCAGAACATCCAGAATATGGACATGGATGCCATCAAAGAGAAGGCACAAGCCACCTTCACTGAGATGAAACAGGCAGCTGAGCAGAAATGTTCCATGATGTAG